In Vibrio mangrovi, the DNA window AGATCCAGAAGCTTTTGGCCGGGAAAGTGTTCAGCAAGTCCGGAAAATCGTTGCGAATACACCCTATTATGTTTTGCTTTCCAGCCATGATAATCAACGTACAACACAGCTCCGGATTGGAAGGGTCTATCAGAGAATTAATCTGCTGGTGAATTCACTGGGATTGGCCATGCATCCAATGAGTCAGATTCTTCAGGAATATGATGACATGCTGACGTTACAGGATGAGTTTAAACAACATTTTGGAATCAGCCATAGTGATACTGTGCAGATGTTGTTCCGATTAGGAAAAGCTGAAGCAACACCTTTAACACCGCGCCGGGAGATTGGTGCGATTATCATATAGAGATTCTGCGATGCGACATTGGTGGATTTTGATGTGGATCGGATGAAGTCGGCCCCATATCTGGGGGAGTGAACCATCTTGGTCCAAGGCCATAGATACGGGGCAGACAGGCAGTGTAATTGAGGCTTAGAACAGGTATTTAACCCGCAGACGTGCGCCACTGTCTGTGTTGTCGGAATCTTTTACGTCAGAGTAATAGGCACCGACATATAGCGCCAAGTCTTCAACATCCATGATATTCGCGAATTTATAGGATGAATAGACAGTTTTAACTTCTGAAGTTGTTCCGGTGTCAGTTTCACCGTATACATAGGCGATAAAGAAGTTTTTATACTGGGCATTAATGCCGTATGTAGTATCTTCCTGTACTGTTGTATCAAAGTCACGGGTTGCATAACTAACGTTCATGTTGAAGTCGCCAGTTGCATAATTCAGTGTTGCACCGTAGCCGGCAAAATCGTTAGCCGCATCTTCAGAATCAGCCGTAGCGTTAACTTCAGCACCAGCAGATAATTTCAGTGAATCGGTCAGTGTGACTGCGACGACCGGGCGGAGGAAAACAGCATTGTTTCTTGCGCCTATATTGTCATCATTATTTTCCATGAAGTTTGTGCTCAGCTCGAAATAGACGCGCTCAGTTGTTTTGGAAAGGTTGATTTGACCATTATCACTACGACCACGAGCATACTTAGTCATATATACATCCTGAGCATAGTTGACCACGGTATCCTGACCTGCCGGGAATAAGTCGTATGCTTCAAAACGTCCTAGTTTGATTTCCCAGTCAGCTTTCTCACCGATTGCAATCCAGGCATCATCAGCAGTGATATCACCGTCCAGATGAAGCAGTGTCTGAGCATTGGCACTGATATAGCCATTGCTACCTACATCACGCATGCCGGAAACGCCAATCAAAAGACGACCGGTTTGATCATAAGTTGTTGTATCCGGACCTGATACTTCTTCATTGCGATAGTTGGTATCAAACTCCACATCTCCGCTGATCGCAAAAGTTCCCATATCGTTTGTAATACTGGTTCCGGCGTTGACGTTTAGTGCTGCAGAAGTTAGTAGGGCGACAGCCGATAATTTCAAAATACCACTTGCTTTCATCGTTATACTCCATAAATGTTGCTAAGTTTTGTCCCGGTAGCGATTTATTCCGCGATTATTATTTTCCGGGGGATACAACCATTGATTGAATTTGATTTCATCCTGGTGATGGTTTTGAAGATTACATTTGTTATTTGAATGAAACTTTCGGTTGGATCACCTTTTGGTATCGTTCCCAGTTTTTGTGCTGTGAAATTTGATTACCTTCATATAATTGACTTTGTAATTAGTAATTGATGCTGATTATCTATAAAGTTGATCGATTTCTCAGTATGAATTCATGCTTTTTTACCGTGAATTTCCAGCTATATTGCTTGTTTTATTGCTTAACACGGATGGGAACGTTGTCATTTTTGCTGTTGGTGCCAGCGGCAATATAGGTAAATGGCGGGTTATTGAAAGGTATAAAATAAAAACCGCCTCAAATGACAGATTTGATAAGCGGTTTCTTTATTTACTCGAAGGAGCAGCTTGAATTCCGTCCAACATGTTTGCCCTTCAATCTAGTGAAGGGCAGATATTACAAATAACGAGTTTTTTATAAATAACGAATTCCTTATAAATAACGAGTAGTTAAATGCTCTTTGAAGTAGTATGCATTGAGTGTCTCACCCGTTGCCTGTTTAACCAGTTCATCTGTGAGGAATAAGCTCCCTTTACTCCAGATTTTTTCAGATAACCAGTCAAAGACTGGTGTTAAATCTCCGGATCGGATCGCGTCATCTACATTAACGGTTTTCTTCATAGCTGCCATAAACTGGGCAGCATACATGGCGCCGAGTGTGTAGGAAGGAAAATAACCAAATGAACCATCGGTCCAGTGGATATCCTGCATACATCCCTGACGGTAATTGCCCTGAGTTGATAAGCCCAGATAATCCTGCATTTTCTGGTCCCATAGCTCCGGGACATCACGATATTCGATCGCTCCGTTCATAAGATCGCGTTCGATTTCATAGCGCAGGATGACATGAGCAGGGTAGGTTAATTCATCAGCATCAACCCGGATAAAGTCTTTTTTGACTCTGGAATAAAGTCTTTGCAGGTTTTCAACAGCGAATACCGGATCATTGTGAGCATTAAAATGCTGTGTAGCCAGGCGAGCCAGATGCGAGATAAACAACGGATTCCGGCCAATCTGCATTTCGAAGAAGAGAGACTGCGACTCATGAATTCCCATTGAACGGGCTTCTCCGCCGGCTGTGCCTGCATAGGATTTGGGTAATCCCTGCTCATAACGGGCGTGTCCGGTTTCATGAACAATCCCCATCAGCGACTGAACAAATTCCGTTTCGTTATAGCGTGTCGTGATGCGTACATCGCTTGGGACTCCGCCACAAAATGGATGAACGCTTTCATCGAGACGACCGTGATTAAAATCGAACCGGAGTAGTTTCATCACATCTAATCCCAGTGCCTTTTGATTGGCACACGGATAGTTGCCCTGCGGCATGATAACGGATTCACCTGATTGCTTTTCAAGGACATGGTTAATCAATTCTGGCAGCCAGGATTTAACATCATTGAATAAATGGTCCAGAGCTTCACTTGATGCGCCGGGTTCATAAATATCCAGCATTGCATCATAAGGCGTTTTTCCGGTGGCTTCTGCCCGAATTTGTGCCTCTTCCCGTGAAAGTTTCACCACTTCTTCCCAGTTAGCAGCAAACCCTGTCCAGTCATTTTCCTGTCGTTGTGCACGCCAGGCATGTTCACACCGGGCTCCGGCGATCGATTTTGCCTGAACCAGTGATTCAGGCAGGACGGTGGCCTGTTGCCAGCCCCGTTTCATTTCCCGAAGGACGGATTGCTGGTCTGCTGATAACGAGGCTTGTTCTGCCTGTTCAAACCATTCAGCAAGCTGAGGCTGATTCATCAACTGGTGAATATGGACATGTAATGCTGCCATCGCCTGAGCGCGTGCTTCAGCACCACCGTTTGGCATCATTGCTGCCTGATCCCATCCGCATATTGCAGAAAGATGATGGAAGTTGGAGATGTTTTTCGCATGTTCGACCAACTGATGATATGCGTCCATAGATTCAGCCTCTGTTTCAAGTGGTGATAAATGAACTAAAAGGGTATACCAAGATGTTGTGAAACACACAATGATTTTTAAATTTTATGACTTATTGATTTTTATATAATTTTTCTATTGTTCGGTTGAATTGTTAAGTGACTCTCAAAAGTGATCCAAAACGCAAAATATGGGAGTCATGATGAGATGAATATTGATAATATCGTTTGATTTATTCATATGAGTTTACAATTATTCTCAAAAGAGATTTTTACGGTAGAAATAAGCTGCTTACTGGATCTCAGAGGAGCCCATGGGAGAATCTTTTTATTCTCCGGTATAGTAAGGAATGATAATGACAGTCGCTTTCAGTTCTCTCATCAGTCATCACGATCACATCATGATTAAACGGAACTTACCCGGTTTGCTCTTTTGTATGAGACGAGGCTGAGAAGATGAGTGCATTTCAAACGGAGCAGGCAATACCTGATATGACACCGGAGGATTCACGCTGTTGCCTCTATCTGTTTGTCGATGGCAGACAAGTTGCTCCCTATAGCCGTTCGAACTTTCCCGACGATGATATTGTCGAATCTGATGCAGTTTATCTACATGAGTCAGATGAAGAGCCTTCACCGTATCTGTTAGCCGCAGATTGTTCGATCAGGCAATGGTTCCTCGCACAACAAGAAGGGTGTGGCGGTTTTTTCTTCACTTCATTCTGGTCTATCCGGAAACTACGTGAACACTTCAGACAACTGATACAGGTACAGTCTCCATATGGTACGGGAAGCTATCTCAATATGGCTCATCCAGAAGTGGCATGGACTCTGCTCAGTTCATCATGTTGCTGGTTCTGGCGACCGATAGAAAAGGCTTGGCTTCCGACTCACTCAGGATGGAAAATCCTCTCACGTTTCGACGCTGAACCAATGATAGAGGTTCCACTGCCGTTACAGTTAACACCGTGGCAATGGCAGAGACTGGACCACATTGCGTGGAGGAACCTTCTGAAAGTGGTATACCATCATGTTCAGCATCACTTCCCTGAGATTTTGTTTCAGCAGGAACGTGGTGATTTATGGATAGAAGCTCATGCGCAGATTGCCCGTCAGAAGGGATTCATCACACCTCATGACCAACTAAATTACTTTAATATCATTGGATTACTGGGAGAAACTGCGGTTACCGGAGAGCAGTATCCGGAAATTTATCGGTTACTTCATTTTCCTTCGCCTGTTCTGAAGACCCCCGGACAGCGGGTGCGTCATGCTGCCCGGCTGGCAGAACAATACGTTCAGAGAGATTGACGAATGAGTTATTAATAGTTTTGTCTTGTGAATGTTTATGCGGAATTATATCTAATTTTTATGGGTTTATTTTTGCTAAATTTTAGTTGAGTGGACAATTTTAAGAGAAGGTTCCATGCTGTAACCGATTGTTTTGAAATAGATCTGATTATTGATTTGATTCTTTTTTTGTTATTGAAGTCAGTTGATTGAAATGCATAATCAATCACTTGTCAGCATCATAAAAAACAATAGAGGTGATAAGATGAAAGTAAGTCAGCTGGTTAAAGCAGTGAGTCTGCTTGCTCTGGGGGCAGTATCGACAATGGCTGCCGCAGAATCAAAAGTATCGTGGGAAGAAATGATTCCATATTCACGCGCACTTTCCAGTGTCAGTTCGGTGACAAATGCACTTGAAAACGGCGCTCAGGTTAATGCAACGGTTGATCTGTCACAATGTGCACGTCAGGGCGGGGGAGCAACGTCAGAAACCAAAGGTGGTTTAGTTGTCTCTCCATTCCGGATTCAGGGAAATGGTATGCTTTCATTCTCTGATTCTCACTTTACCGTTTCAAGCCGGACGAATTCTCCGATCATGCAGTTCCTTCGTTATCAGGTAGCTCCGGAAGGTGGAATTACGGTGACTTCGTACATCTATACGGTGCCTGATTACAGTCTGTTGAGTCAATCGGCGTTTGATTGTCAGATCAACGAAGGTGTTAATTTTTACGCGGCATACTAATTTACGTTGCATATTAAGCTGTAGCGTTCTGCTGTAAAAACCACGAGAAATTTTCCTTTTGGAAGAAATTCCCCAATCACCCTCAGTCCAGTATCTGAATATTCTGTTGCTGTGGGTTTCTTGTCTTTTCCCTATGCAATGCAAATGTCATATAACTCACGTAACGTCATCGTTATCCGTCAATCTGCGCTAAGAAAATTGTGATGCCGGGAGCTTTTGCTCATATCACTGCGGTGAATCAGGCTTTTATGCGGGGAGAGGAGAAGTATCATCTGCCCAGCCGGTTGCAACGAATTCTGCTGGTCAACCAGCGTTATGTTGAAATGGGGGCCGTTTCCCCGGATTTTCCCTATCTGAAACTAACCGACTCTCTCCAAAGCGTCTGGGCTGACCGGATGCATTATGACTGTATCGGCGATTTGCTGCGTAGCATGATTAACCGGGTACGTCGTTTGCACGGGGAGCAGCAGGATCGGGCTTTTGCCTGGCTCAGTGGTTTTCTTGCACATGTGATCACTGATATTAGTATTCATCCGGTTATTGAATTCAAAGTCGGGGATTACCGCCAGAACAAACAGTTGCACCGGGAATGTGAAATGCATCAGGATGCATTTATCTGGCAGCGGATGGGGCTTGGCCATATTGGTCATGTTGAACGATTATCACGTCATTTACTTCATTGTGCTGAGATCCACTCACCGACTCATATCGATCATGTGATTGAGGCTTTGTGGCGGGAATCTTTACTGGATACTTATGGACGACGAGCTTACGGACAACAAACCGGTATACCGGATATTCATGCCTGGTATATGGCTTTTATCCGGGTCATTGAACTGGTTGAAGATCAGTATCGGTTGTTTCCGTTTTCCCGCCATGTTGCGGCTTTCCTCGGTCTGGTGTATCCACAGCAACAGGAGGTTGATCAACAGTATATTGAGAATCTGCAAACGCCTTATGGCTGTTGGCATTATGACCAGATTTTTGATTTCACTGTCGAAAAGATCGTTTTATATCAACGCTTACTGGGAAATGCTGTATATGAGTCAGGAGCAACAGACTGGTTGAAAAACTGGAATCTGGATACCGGGCGGTGTGAACAGGGAAATCTGACACTCTGGACGGGAGAGTTAATGTTGAGCGCTGACATGGTAGATCTTCTGCCGCGCTCAACTGGTGTTATTTAGGCTTTCACAAGTGAGGACGTGATACCGGAACGGAAAAACATCACTGTTTCTTCGACAACAACTTTTCTTAACAGCAACAGACCGATCAGGTTCGGAATTGCCATCAGACCATTCACAATATCAGCGATGATCCAGATCAGTTCCAGATGCAGAAAAGCACCAGAAGCAACCAGAGCGATGAAAATCAGTTTATATGGAAGTACACCCTTCGTACCGAACAAGAATACTACACAGCGTTCACCGTAGTAGTTCCAGCCGAGAATGGTAGTAAATGCAAAAAATATCAATCCGATCGAAACCAGAAGAGGTCCGATTGTGTCAGAGTTCAGGCCAACAGCAAAAGCGTGTGTGGTCATTGCCGCACCGGATAAATCACTTTGCCAGGCATTGGTGAGAATTAAAGCCAGCCCTGTCATCGTACAGATCAGGATTGTATCGAAGAATGTTCCGGTCATTGAGATCAGCCCCTGACGGACACAGGAATCTGTTTTTGCTGCGGCAGCAGCCATTGGAGCACTTCCCAGGCCAGACTCATTGGAGAATACTCCCCGGGCAACGCCGGACTGAATTGCCAGCATGATCGTTGCACCTGCGAAACCACCTGTTGCCGCCGTTGGTGTAAATGCCGAATGAATGACCAACAGAACTGCGGGGATAAACTGATCGGCCTGCATGACCAGAATTGCTAAGCAAGCCAGAATATAGAACAGAGCCATCGTCGGTACAATTTTACTGGCTACTTTAGAAATTGACCGGATACCACCAACAGTGACAACTGCAACTAAGAGCGTCAGAATCACAGCTGCAACTTCTCTGGAAATTCCGAATGAGAGATGGGAAGCATCAACAATAGCGTTAACCTGAGGGAATGTGCCTATTCCGAAAAATGCTACACCAATGGCAAATACTGCGAAGGCGGTTGCCAGTAGTTTCGAGCCGACACCGTACTGAAGAAAATACATCGGGCCGCCAACCATCTGACCTTTCTCATCTGTTTTGCGGTATTTTACGGCCAGCAGGCACTCTGCATATTTTGTTGCCATCCCGAATAATGCGGCGAACCACATCCAGAAGAGTGCGCCGGGTCCGCCAAGTTTGATTGCCGTCGCTACCCCGACAATATTGCCGGTACCAATAGTGGCAGATAATGCAGTACATAAGGCAGCAAAACTGGAAACATCGCCGGTTTTACCTTGCTGAGTACGGCCAAACACCAGTTTTAATGCGGTCGGTAAATGACGAAACTGGAGTAATCCGAGACTGAATGTGAAATAAATACCGGTGCCAACCAGCAGGATTAGTAATGGCGGACCCCAGATAAAGCTATCGATAGAATTGAATACAGATTGCAGGTGGTTCATTATTTCCCCTTAAAATAAATTTCTATAAGGAGAAGAGGAAAGGTAGATCATAAAGTGAACGTCCCGGAAATACGGGGCGATACTAACAAATAAGTTTTCAGAAAATGTGCCTTTCACTCCTCTGTCCTTTTGCCTGAGAGTTTCATCCCGGATGGGACTTGCTCCTTCGGCGACCGATTCAACGGTTCTCTCCAGAGGTTCCTCCAACTACAGTCCTCGTATACTCAAAAGCAGAGTGATACACCTGAAAGATTTACTTCTTCGGCGGGATATGCCAACCTTAATGTTAATATTAGGTTAACAGCCTCTCTCCTGTAGTCTTCACTGGAACAATCATCTTGACTGATGATTAACGAAACGATGGTAATCCAAAAATTTTGTGATGTCACCAACAGAATTTACGTAAATATATAAAAATTGATGACTTGGTACATTATCAACTTTTCTCTGACCTTAAATATAAGAATCATGATATAAATTCAATGAGGTAAGGCGGAATTATTATGGTTAGACTAATTGCAATTGTTGCTTTAATCGCTCTTGCATATCTTCTGGTTCGATATCAGACTCGGGAAAACATACAGAAGGGCATTATTGCCGTTCTTTGTGGCGCTTTTGCAATTTACCTGATTACCGTTGTTGTGATTGAATTGATGCGTTAAAGCAGATGGAGTCATCGTGAATAAACAATCTGACGGCTTAGATGATGAAGACGTAGTCGTTATCGAGCAAAGAGATAAAAAAACATATATCTATATTGGTATTGCAGCTGTCATTGGTATTGCAGCTGGCGGTCTGCTGGGTGGTATTCTGTCAGGCCAACGCTGGGAGCAGGCTTATCAATCTCTGGAATCCCGGTATCATCAGCTTGAGCAGGCTAATCAAAAGACACTTGTTACTTCAGATCAGCAGACTCGTGCACAAATTCAGCAACTGACAAAAGAGTTTGATCAGAAACTGGCGGAAGAAAAGAGTCATTATCAGCAGCAAGTGGATGAACTGAATGCACAAATAGCTACGCTGACGCAGGAAAAATCAGCGTTGGATAAGCAATTATCCGATCAACAGTCACAGATGAGTCAGGTGAATGAAAGAAACAACCGGCTGAACCGACAGGCTGATTTGCAGGCATCATTATTTGAACGTTCCAGAGAGCTATTTCAGAAAGAGCTGAAAGTAAAACAGTCACTGGAATCTCTGGAGAAGGAAAAGGAAACGTTACAGCAGAAGATCAAGGCACTGAAAAAAGAGTGTGACCTTTATCTGGAGGGAACATCATGGGATGCACACTCCGATGCGTGTGACCAGCAAGATGAAGCCAATGGACGTTTAGGAAAGGTGAATCAACTGATTCGGGTGAATCAGATGGATTTGAAAGAGATTCAGTCACTGGCAAAAGAGTTGGGGGTTGAATAATTCCTATCGGTGAACCGGAGTTATGCCTTCCGGTTCACTGAACTTATGATAAAAACCGTTCCGGAACGTCACTGAATATTGCATCCACTTCAGACATCCAGCGAAAGCGCGGATTGTTCACCGTATAGCACCAGATTTCTACTTCTTTTTCCCGGAGTTTCTTAATTTGTCTTTTGGTGAGCCAACGTGCATTGACGTGACAACTGAAAGCTGACGTTTCATCAATTAATCTCATTATCTTCCGATTAACTCTCTCCGTTAGTACTCCGAGACGAAAGCCGGGAAGTTGTTGGCTCATCTCGCGCATCACATCATGATGGAAACTGGATAATAAAATGGCGTCCGGTGAAATCTCATTTTCCTGAAGCTCTTTTTTTAACCGGGTTATTACCGGTCCGACGGCATGATGATCCAGTTTTACTTCCAAGTTCACATGCAGACCCGAGGTCTTTGCCAACTGCAATAGTTGTTGCAATGTCATGATTTTTTCTCCGGCAAACTCTGGGGAAAACCAGCTTCCGAAGTCAAACTGCTGTAGCTGTTGCAGGGTATGATGATCAACCCGTCCGCTCCCGTTACTGCACCGGTCGATCTTGTGGTCGTGACAGACAACCAGCTCCTGATCCTGTGTCGGCTGGATATCGACTTCTACCCACCGGAGACCCAATTGAATGGCTGCCATGATACTGGCCTGTGTATTTTCCGGATAACTCCCGGCGACACCACGGTGTCCGACGATCAGCGGTGACATATTGTACTCCTTACGGAAAGATGGATTGAATATATACCGAACTGACTTCAAGGGGTAGGATTTCACAGAAATTCAGGCTATCCAGCCCGTTTTCATACAGTCCGAAAGGGTCATTTAAACGAAGATGAACAGAGAATTGATTTACCTGTTGATAATGAGAGTTTTTCTCATTAAGATGGAGGCAATTTCACATAAACCGTTTTTCACTATGAATCGTTTCAGATACAGCGCGATAGTTTTAGCTGCACTGTCAGCTCTTCCGACGTTTGCTACACAAATAGATCAGGCAAAATCCATTCAGAACCGAACCAATCAGGCATCGGCTCACAGTCAGACCGTCATTGATAAAAGCGCATCTGCGTCGATTGAACTCAAAACGTCAATAGAAAGATTGAGAGAAGAGGTCAATAATCTGCGGGTTTACCGCAATCACCTCAATACGTTGATCCAGAGCCAGAATTCTGAGATGGCGAGTCTGGAGCAGCAGATTAGCGATATCAAAGAGACCCGTCAGGGAATTGTTCCCCTGATGTATCAGATGATTGAAGGACTCAGACAAATTGTGGCTCAGGATAAGCCGATCAAGCTGACACAACGACAGGAACGAATAGAAAAGCTGACTGCTCTGATGGGAAGGGCTGATGTCAGTGAGGCTGAAAAGTATCGTCGTATTCTGGAAGCCTATCAGATTGAAATGGATTACGGCAATAAAATTGCAGCCTATCAGGATGAAATTACAACTACAGATGATGTTACCCGTGAAGCCGATATTCTCTATGTCGGACGTCTGAGTCTGGTTGCCAGAAGCTTGAATCATCAGCAGTTCTGGTCTTGGGACACTCAATCCCGTCGCTGGGTTGATGGAGATATTTCACATCTGGCACAAATCAATCAGGCTTTTGACTTAGCCAATCAGCAAATCGCCCCTGCTTTACTGGATTTACCGGTTTCTCTTACCGTTGCGGAGGCGAAATAAGATGAAATTGAACCTCAAGATGAAACTGAATGTAGCATTCAGCCTCTGTCTGCTCAGTTTGACCACTTCAGTGATGGCCGATAATGCGGGAGAGAATAACTTAGTCGATCAGGCTCAAATGTCTCAGCGGCAGGAACAGCAGCATAACCGCACCAGAGAAGCATCGTTTAAGGAAACGGAGCAAACGTTACGTGCGGAAGCTGAACGTCTGGAAAAAGCAAAAGCGACACTACAGAAAGAGATCGATTCTCTGACAGCACAATTCAGTAAAAACGAAAGTTCGCTGGCAAAACAGGAAGAAAAACTCCGGCTTGAAACCGGAACTCTGGGCGAAATATTCGGGGTTGTCCGCCAAAATGCCAAAACCCTCAAATCAGATTTGTCTCATTCGATCACCAGTGTTGATCGGCAGGTTT includes these proteins:
- a CDS encoding carbohydrate porin; translation: MKASGILKLSAVALLTSAALNVNAGTSITNDMGTFAISGDVEFDTNYRNEEVSGPDTTTYDQTGRLLIGVSGMRDVGSNGYISANAQTLLHLDGDITADDAWIAIGEKADWEIKLGRFEAYDLFPAGQDTVVNYAQDVYMTKYARGRSDNGQINLSKTTERVYFELSTNFMENNDDNIGARNNAVFLRPVVAVTLTDSLKLSAGAEVNATADSEDAANDFAGYGATLNYATGDFNMNVSYATRDFDTTVQEDTTYGINAQYKNFFIAYVYGETDTGTTSEVKTVYSSYKFANIMDVEDLALYVGAYYSDVKDSDNTDSGARLRVKYLF
- a CDS encoding carboxypeptidase M32, whose product is MDAYHQLVEHAKNISNFHHLSAICGWDQAAMMPNGGAEARAQAMAALHVHIHQLMNQPQLAEWFEQAEQASLSADQQSVLREMKRGWQQATVLPESLVQAKSIAGARCEHAWRAQRQENDWTGFAANWEEVVKLSREEAQIRAEATGKTPYDAMLDIYEPGASSEALDHLFNDVKSWLPELINHVLEKQSGESVIMPQGNYPCANQKALGLDVMKLLRFDFNHGRLDESVHPFCGGVPSDVRITTRYNETEFVQSLMGIVHETGHARYEQGLPKSYAGTAGGEARSMGIHESQSLFFEMQIGRNPLFISHLARLATQHFNAHNDPVFAVENLQRLYSRVKKDFIRVDADELTYPAHVILRYEIERDLMNGAIEYRDVPELWDQKMQDYLGLSTQGNYRQGCMQDIHWTDGSFGYFPSYTLGAMYAAQFMAAMKKTVNVDDAIRSGDLTPVFDWLSEKIWSKGSLFLTDELVKQATGETLNAYYFKEHLTTRYL
- a CDS encoding DUF4123 domain-containing protein; amino-acid sequence: MSAFQTEQAIPDMTPEDSRCCLYLFVDGRQVAPYSRSNFPDDDIVESDAVYLHESDEEPSPYLLAADCSIRQWFLAQQEGCGGFFFTSFWSIRKLREHFRQLIQVQSPYGTGSYLNMAHPEVAWTLLSSSCCWFWRPIEKAWLPTHSGWKILSRFDAEPMIEVPLPLQLTPWQWQRLDHIAWRNLLKVVYHHVQHHFPEILFQQERGDLWIEAHAQIARQKGFITPHDQLNYFNIIGLLGETAVTGEQYPEIYRLLHFPSPVLKTPGQRVRHAARLAEQYVQRD
- a CDS encoding VirK family protein, with translation MKVSQLVKAVSLLALGAVSTMAAAESKVSWEEMIPYSRALSSVSSVTNALENGAQVNATVDLSQCARQGGGATSETKGGLVVSPFRIQGNGMLSFSDSHFTVSSRTNSPIMQFLRYQVAPEGGITVTSYIYTVPDYSLLSQSAFDCQINEGVNFYAAY
- a CDS encoding zinc dependent phospholipase C family protein, with the translated sequence MPGAFAHITAVNQAFMRGEEKYHLPSRLQRILLVNQRYVEMGAVSPDFPYLKLTDSLQSVWADRMHYDCIGDLLRSMINRVRRLHGEQQDRAFAWLSGFLAHVITDISIHPVIEFKVGDYRQNKQLHRECEMHQDAFIWQRMGLGHIGHVERLSRHLLHCAEIHSPTHIDHVIEALWRESLLDTYGRRAYGQQTGIPDIHAWYMAFIRVIELVEDQYRLFPFSRHVAAFLGLVYPQQQEVDQQYIENLQTPYGCWHYDQIFDFTVEKIVLYQRLLGNAVYESGATDWLKNWNLDTGRCEQGNLTLWTGELMLSADMVDLLPRSTGVI
- a CDS encoding alanine/glycine:cation symporter family protein, giving the protein MNHLQSVFNSIDSFIWGPPLLILLVGTGIYFTFSLGLLQFRHLPTALKLVFGRTQQGKTGDVSSFAALCTALSATIGTGNIVGVATAIKLGGPGALFWMWFAALFGMATKYAECLLAVKYRKTDEKGQMVGGPMYFLQYGVGSKLLATAFAVFAIGVAFFGIGTFPQVNAIVDASHLSFGISREVAAVILTLLVAVVTVGGIRSISKVASKIVPTMALFYILACLAILVMQADQFIPAVLLVIHSAFTPTAATGGFAGATIMLAIQSGVARGVFSNESGLGSAPMAAAAAKTDSCVRQGLISMTGTFFDTILICTMTGLALILTNAWQSDLSGAAMTTHAFAVGLNSDTIGPLLVSIGLIFFAFTTILGWNYYGERCVVFLFGTKGVLPYKLIFIALVASGAFLHLELIWIIADIVNGLMAIPNLIGLLLLRKVVVEETVMFFRSGITSSLVKA
- a CDS encoding chromosome partitioning protein ParA, whose protein sequence is MNKQSDGLDDEDVVVIEQRDKKTYIYIGIAAVIGIAAGGLLGGILSGQRWEQAYQSLESRYHQLEQANQKTLVTSDQQTRAQIQQLTKEFDQKLAEEKSHYQQQVDELNAQIATLTQEKSALDKQLSDQQSQMSQVNERNNRLNRQADLQASLFERSRELFQKELKVKQSLESLEKEKETLQQKIKALKKECDLYLEGTSWDAHSDACDQQDEANGRLGKVNQLIRVNQMDLKEIQSLAKELGVE
- a CDS encoding glycerophosphodiester phosphodiesterase family protein produces the protein MSPLIVGHRGVAGSYPENTQASIMAAIQLGLRWVEVDIQPTQDQELVVCHDHKIDRCSNGSGRVDHHTLQQLQQFDFGSWFSPEFAGEKIMTLQQLLQLAKTSGLHVNLEVKLDHHAVGPVITRLKKELQENEISPDAILLSSFHHDVMREMSQQLPGFRLGVLTERVNRKIMRLIDETSAFSCHVNARWLTKRQIKKLREKEVEIWCYTVNNPRFRWMSEVDAIFSDVPERFLS
- a CDS encoding DUF3450 domain-containing protein, with translation MNRFRYSAIVLAALSALPTFATQIDQAKSIQNRTNQASAHSQTVIDKSASASIELKTSIERLREEVNNLRVYRNHLNTLIQSQNSEMASLEQQISDIKETRQGIVPLMYQMIEGLRQIVAQDKPIKLTQRQERIEKLTALMGRADVSEAEKYRRILEAYQIEMDYGNKIAAYQDEITTTDDVTREADILYVGRLSLVARSLNHQQFWSWDTQSRRWVDGDISHLAQINQAFDLANQQIAPALLDLPVSLTVAEAK